A single region of the Chryseobacterium culicis genome encodes:
- the mnmD gene encoding tRNA (5-methylaminomethyl-2-thiouridine)(34)-methyltransferase MnmD, producing MKREIKTTNDGSKTLFINDLNENYHSHHGALQEAEHVFIKNGLNLINDYEINILELGFGTGLNVLVTINEYLKTDKNHVINYFSLEKYPINESEVKDLAYFELFDNPEFKNIYQKIHLADWEKPVEIISGFNLKKIECDFFDLKHIDLPKINLVYFDCFGARVQPDLWEKPLFELVSDKMSINGLLTTYSSKGSVRRILQELNFQVEKKQGPPGKREMINAIKM from the coding sequence TTGAAAAGAGAGATTAAGACCACAAACGACGGAAGTAAAACATTGTTTATCAATGATTTAAATGAAAACTACCATTCTCATCACGGAGCACTACAGGAAGCTGAACATGTGTTTATCAAAAATGGACTAAATCTGATAAATGATTACGAAATTAATATTTTAGAACTCGGTTTTGGAACAGGTTTGAATGTTTTGGTAACAATTAATGAATATTTAAAAACTGACAAAAATCATGTCATCAATTATTTTTCGCTTGAAAAATATCCCATAAATGAATCCGAAGTTAAGGATTTAGCTTACTTTGAACTTTTTGATAACCCAGAGTTTAAAAATATTTATCAGAAAATTCATCTGGCAGATTGGGAAAAGCCAGTAGAAATCATTAGCGGATTCAACTTAAAAAAGATAGAATGTGATTTTTTCGATCTGAAGCATATTGATCTGCCCAAAATTAATCTTGTTTACTTTGATTGTTTTGGGGCAAGAGTACAGCCTGATCTTTGGGAAAAACCATTATTTGAGCTGGTTTCTGACAAAATGTCCATTAACGGATTATTAACAACCTACTCTTCAAAAGGCAGCGTAAGAAGAATTCTTCAGGAACTCAATTTCCAGGTAGAGAAAAAACAGGGACCTCCGGGAAAAAGAGAAATGATTAATGCAATTAAGATGTAG
- a CDS encoding M42 family peptidase, which yields MKFEKKSLKFLEKYLNTSSPTGYEHKGQEVWMDYIRPYVDKIEVDHYGTCYGIINPEAEFKVVIEAHADEISWYVNYITDDGLIYVIRNGGSDQTIAPSKVVHIHSENGIVKGVFGWPAIHTRTNQNEPTPKIENIFIDCGATSKKEVEEMGIFVGCMITYPDEFFEMNDRYFVCRALDNRIGGFMIAEVARLLKENKKSIPFGLYITNSVQEEVGLYGADMIADTIKPNIAIVTDVTHDTTTPMIEKKKEGDQKCGAGPVVFFAPSVHHTIRELIIDTAKTKKIPFQRAAASRATGTDTDAFAHSNGGVPSALISLPLRYMHTTVEMVSKEDVGNVIKLIYETVLKITPEMKLKYH from the coding sequence ATGAAATTTGAAAAGAAATCTTTGAAATTTTTAGAGAAATATTTAAACACTTCATCTCCAACAGGTTATGAACACAAAGGACAGGAGGTCTGGATGGACTATATCCGACCTTATGTGGACAAAATAGAAGTAGATCACTATGGAACCTGCTATGGGATCATCAATCCGGAAGCTGAATTTAAGGTAGTGATTGAAGCACATGCTGATGAAATCTCATGGTATGTAAATTATATTACAGATGACGGCTTAATCTATGTCATCAGAAACGGAGGCTCCGACCAGACTATTGCACCTTCAAAAGTTGTCCATATCCATAGCGAAAACGGAATTGTAAAAGGAGTATTCGGATGGCCGGCTATTCATACAAGAACCAACCAGAACGAGCCTACTCCAAAAATCGAGAATATCTTTATCGACTGTGGCGCTACTTCTAAAAAAGAAGTGGAGGAAATGGGAATTTTTGTAGGATGCATGATCACTTATCCTGATGAATTCTTTGAAATGAACGACAGATATTTTGTCTGCAGAGCTCTGGACAACAGAATTGGCGGTTTCATGATTGCTGAAGTGGCCAGACTTTTAAAAGAAAATAAGAAATCTATTCCTTTTGGGCTTTATATTACCAATTCTGTTCAGGAAGAAGTAGGTTTATACGGAGCAGATATGATTGCTGATACCATCAAACCGAATATTGCTATTGTAACAGATGTTACCCACGACACAACAACTCCAATGATTGAAAAGAAAAAAGAAGGAGATCAGAAATGTGGTGCCGGACCAGTAGTATTCTTCGCTCCAAGCGTTCACCATACTATCAGAGAACTGATTATTGATACTGCAAAAACAAAGAAAATTCCTTTCCAAAGGGCTGCTGCAAGCAGAGCTACAGGAACAGACACAGATGCTTTTGCCCATTCTAACGGCGGGGTACCAAGTGCTTTAATTTCCTTACCTTTGCGTTATATGCATACTACGGTGGAAATGGTATCTAAGGAAGATGTAGGTAATGTTATCAAACTTATCTATGAAACAGTTCTTAAGATCACGCCGGAAATGAAACTGAAGTATCATTAA
- a CDS encoding DUF1772 domain-containing protein, with translation MTTLVLIITAVLTALIGGLFYAYSCSVVLGLGKLSDTEYLKAMQSINREILNPVFFMSFMGTAILLPVSTFLLRGQQPVFIFLLLATLAYLIGVFGVTVAGNVPMNDALDKFDISNSTAEAIRQMRENFENRWNFLNNIRTVFSVISIIFVICACIWNRDV, from the coding sequence ATGACAACACTAGTATTGATCATTACCGCTGTCCTCACTGCTTTGATAGGAGGACTTTTCTATGCTTATTCATGCTCCGTTGTGCTCGGTCTGGGAAAACTTTCTGATACAGAATACCTGAAGGCAATGCAGAGTATCAACCGGGAAATCCTGAATCCTGTTTTCTTTATGAGCTTTATGGGGACTGCAATTCTCCTTCCCGTATCTACTTTTTTACTCCGCGGTCAGCAGCCTGTTTTTATTTTTCTTCTGCTGGCTACATTGGCTTATCTGATCGGGGTTTTTGGAGTAACGGTGGCGGGAAATGTTCCCATGAATGATGCTTTAGATAAGTTTGATATCTCCAATTCCACAGCAGAAGCCATCAGGCAGATGCGGGAAAACTTTGAAAACAGATGGAATTTTCTGAATAATATAAGAACAGTCTTTTCTGTTATTTCTATCATTTTTGTGATCTGTGCCTGCATCTGGAACAGAGATGTGTGA
- the rpe gene encoding ribulose-phosphate 3-epimerase, translating into MKTKLIAPSLLSADFGNLQRDIEMLNNSQADWFHIDVMDGRFVPNISFGFPVMKTVQQHAKKFVDVHLMIVEPEKYVDEFINHGADLISVHYEACTHLHRTIHHIQSKGAKAGVVLNPSTPVLMLEDIIADVDLVLLMSVNPGFGGQKFIENTYKKIAETKDLILSNNSTALIEIDGGVNLDNASKLFEAGADVLVAGNAVFSTESPERTIELLKI; encoded by the coding sequence ATGAAAACGAAGCTTATTGCTCCATCCCTTTTATCTGCAGACTTTGGGAATCTGCAAAGAGATATTGAAATGCTGAACAATTCTCAGGCCGACTGGTTTCACATTGATGTAATGGACGGCAGATTTGTACCTAACATTTCATTTGGTTTTCCGGTAATGAAAACCGTTCAGCAGCATGCTAAAAAATTTGTAGATGTTCACCTGATGATTGTGGAGCCTGAGAAATATGTTGATGAATTTATCAACCATGGTGCAGATCTTATTTCTGTACATTATGAGGCATGTACCCACCTTCACAGAACCATCCATCACATTCAGAGTAAAGGAGCAAAAGCGGGTGTGGTTTTAAATCCTTCTACTCCGGTATTAATGCTTGAAGACATTATTGCTGATGTGGATCTTGTATTATTAATGAGTGTGAATCCAGGATTTGGAGGTCAGAAATTCATTGAAAACACATACAAAAAGATTGCTGAAACCAAAGATCTGATCTTAAGCAACAACTCCACTGCGCTTATCGAGATAGACGGAGGAGTAAATCTTGACAACGCATCTAAATTATTTGAAGCGGGGGCAGATGTTCTGGTTGCAGGAAATGCTGTTTTCTCAACTGAGAGCCCTGAAAGAACAATTGAACTTTTAAAGATCTGA
- a CDS encoding DUF4294 domain-containing protein, producing MNFSKIICLFVFFFGVSVFGQKDGIVAKPLNQYPPESLKVDEFGNKYYYDEQQKIKVYEINGEPVVVLDELVLVNKPRFNNQLDKNYYYFLNKKLYRVYPLFVTALQQYRDIQKDMNDLDSKAKRKFVRERQNMLADQYEKQLRDLTTTEGQVFAKLMNRATGKNVFEIIKELRGGWSAFWWNVKGKMADIDLKERYDPHTNRSDEFIESLLQSNWNSGYLQPYPGANDFKVKK from the coding sequence ATGAATTTTAGTAAGATTATCTGCCTTTTTGTTTTCTTTTTTGGAGTCAGTGTTTTCGGTCAGAAGGATGGTATAGTGGCAAAACCACTCAATCAGTATCCGCCTGAATCCCTGAAAGTGGATGAATTTGGTAATAAGTATTATTATGACGAACAGCAGAAGATTAAGGTGTATGAAATCAATGGTGAGCCTGTTGTAGTCTTAGACGAGTTGGTTTTGGTGAATAAACCACGATTCAATAATCAGTTGGATAAGAATTACTATTACTTCCTGAATAAAAAGCTGTACAGGGTATATCCTTTGTTTGTCACCGCACTGCAACAGTACAGAGATATTCAGAAAGATATGAATGACTTGGATAGTAAAGCCAAAAGAAAGTTTGTAAGAGAAAGACAGAATATGCTTGCTGACCAATATGAAAAACAACTGAGAGATCTTACTACGACAGAAGGACAGGTTTTTGCCAAACTGATGAACAGAGCTACCGGAAAAAATGTATTTGAGATTATCAAAGAATTGAGAGGTGGATGGAGTGCTTTCTGGTGGAATGTAAAAGGAAAAATGGCTGATATTGACCTGAAAGAACGCTATGATCCCCATACCAACAGAAGTGATGAATTTATAGAATCATTACTGCAGTCCAATTGGAATTCAGGGTATCTGCAGCCTTATCCCGGAGCAAATGATTTTAAAGTAAAGAAATAA
- a CDS encoding DUF692 family multinuclear iron-containing protein, whose amino-acid sequence MRKPMLGVSMMAEADFVSAILPLLQNNSIEVMEWSFDTLYHAHEPDWLHDLLNFYAENDRLIGHGVYYSLFDARWTERQEEWLKKLTEEVSLRKYNHITEHFGFMNTENFHQGVPLPVSLHPQTLEIGQDRLYRLQEAVNIPVGIENLAFSFSIDDVKEQGVFLDKLTEGTNGFLILDLHNIYCQSSNFEVPIQEIINLYPLDKVKEIHLSGGSWQDSVYGDKQVRRDTHDDVIPQDILSVLPSVLTQCQNLEYIIIERLGDTVKTEEERDNFLNDFNTVSTIIETSDWKVKGKSGWSKKEMKLSEKPLENLVLYEEQSRLTKLLFDNVEVKAIKDQDFYYFKTENWDAEMILTAQNIIKKWNPY is encoded by the coding sequence ATGAGAAAGCCAATGTTAGGAGTGTCAATGATGGCGGAAGCAGATTTTGTTTCTGCTATTTTGCCGTTGTTGCAGAATAATTCTATAGAAGTGATGGAGTGGTCTTTTGACACCCTTTATCATGCTCATGAACCGGATTGGCTTCACGATTTACTGAATTTCTATGCAGAAAATGACCGTCTGATAGGACATGGAGTGTATTATTCTTTGTTTGATGCGAGATGGACAGAAAGGCAGGAAGAATGGCTGAAAAAACTAACAGAAGAAGTCAGTCTGCGGAAATACAATCATATTACGGAACATTTTGGTTTCATGAATACTGAGAATTTTCATCAGGGAGTGCCGTTGCCCGTATCTTTACATCCTCAAACTTTAGAAATAGGGCAGGACAGATTATACAGGCTTCAGGAAGCGGTGAATATTCCTGTAGGTATAGAAAATCTGGCGTTTTCATTTTCCATCGATGATGTGAAAGAACAAGGCGTTTTCCTTGATAAACTTACGGAAGGTACAAATGGTTTTCTGATTCTTGATCTCCATAATATTTACTGCCAGTCAAGTAACTTTGAAGTACCGATTCAGGAAATCATTAATTTATATCCTTTAGATAAAGTAAAAGAAATCCATCTTTCGGGTGGGAGCTGGCAGGATAGTGTGTATGGGGACAAGCAGGTGAGGAGAGATACGCATGATGATGTTATTCCTCAGGATATTCTTTCTGTTTTGCCATCTGTACTTACACAATGTCAAAATCTGGAATATATTATCATTGAAAGACTTGGAGATACGGTAAAAACAGAAGAAGAAAGAGATAATTTCCTGAATGATTTTAATACCGTAAGCACGATTATTGAAACTTCAGACTGGAAAGTGAAAGGAAAAAGCGGCTGGAGTAAAAAGGAAATGAAACTTTCGGAGAAGCCTTTAGAAAACCTGGTTTTATATGAGGAGCAATCCAGACTGACCAAGCTTCTTTTTGATAATGTAGAAGTGAAAGCCATTAAAGATCAGGATTTTTATTATTTTAAAACAGAAAACTGGGATGCTGAAATGATTCTTACTGCCCAGAACATCATTAAAAAATGGAATCCTTATTAA
- a CDS encoding NUDIX domain-containing protein has translation MIDKINIRVYACAVKDKQVLTLFEEYAGEPLMKFPGGGLEYGEGVLECLHREFDEELNVKINILEHFYTQENFLVSRFKENEQLLTIYYIVDIVNEGDFIILDPCIEKTEWIDIDRPDNPFPLPIDKIVFDKLKEKFL, from the coding sequence ATGATAGATAAGATCAACATTAGAGTGTATGCCTGTGCGGTAAAAGATAAACAAGTTCTGACTTTATTTGAGGAATATGCCGGCGAACCTTTAATGAAATTTCCGGGTGGCGGATTGGAATATGGCGAAGGTGTACTGGAATGTCTGCACCGTGAGTTTGACGAAGAACTTAATGTAAAAATCAATATTCTGGAACATTTCTATACTCAGGAGAACTTTCTGGTATCCCGTTTCAAAGAGAATGAGCAGCTTCTTACCATCTATTATATAGTAGATATCGTTAATGAGGGAGATTTTATTATTCTGGATCCCTGCATTGAAAAAACAGAATGGATTGACATTGACAGACCAGACAATCCTTTTCCTCTTCCGATAGATAAAATTGTATTCGATAAATTAAAAGAAAAATTCCTGTAA
- a CDS encoding alpha-L-fucosidase, whose product MKSSLIKAVFLGLVFSAYHTDAQVQTVDNSKKMEWFKNAKLGIFIHWGIYSVNGISESWSFFNNYINHENYMKQLNGFSASKYQPEQWVNLIKESGAKYAVITTKHHDGVSLWNSNAEKAISIPQNSLAKKDILSPFISALKKSGLKTGLYFSLPDWSHPYYDINTRTKLRYEVKNNPTLWQNFIRYYQDQLNELSTQYSPDLIWFDGNWEHTSEEWKTTQTIDLLRKHNTDIIINSRLNNHGDYDTPEQGIPVIPPQNPYWELCYTMNDSWGYQPYDKNYKTPNMIVRTLADVISMGGNLLLDIGPKSDGTIPEEQVEILKNLGRWTSKNQQAIYETTRGIPFDNYKGKSSLSNSKKSLFLYLEEAKNFTKIYGLATKPLSVKIIGDPSASVKVDYNPEKTLTLNFSKVKFDKDVTVAELIFDTPPVFIKDFKKEEHALAEILNKKNAQEAAYDIANTLNYGNNLLTREGLTNDGLGMQIKKTPTTNPETLEWISKHAEALFETGKGLPAGHYPGMSALSKDKQTLYLFVEGTPSGPIALKGIKNDISRIRIVGDGSMLSHTIYNKLYWSDRPGIIYIDIPKERLDKQMTVIAVLLNKPVELYRENVGAIENNL is encoded by the coding sequence ATGAAAAGCAGTCTGATTAAAGCTGTTTTCCTTGGATTGGTATTTTCTGCATATCATACCGATGCCCAGGTTCAAACAGTTGACAACAGCAAAAAAATGGAATGGTTTAAAAATGCCAAACTGGGTATTTTTATTCATTGGGGAATTTACTCCGTTAATGGAATTTCCGAATCCTGGTCATTCTTCAATAATTATATTAATCACGAAAATTATATGAAACAGCTGAATGGTTTTTCAGCTTCAAAATACCAGCCGGAACAATGGGTCAACCTGATTAAAGAATCCGGAGCAAAATATGCTGTCATTACCACAAAACATCATGACGGTGTTTCCCTGTGGAATTCAAACGCAGAAAAGGCAATAAGCATTCCTCAAAATTCCCTGGCAAAAAAAGATATTCTAAGTCCTTTTATTTCCGCGCTTAAAAAATCCGGATTAAAAACTGGTCTTTATTTCTCTTTACCGGATTGGAGCCATCCTTATTACGATATCAATACCCGGACAAAACTACGGTATGAAGTAAAAAATAATCCGACACTGTGGCAGAATTTTATCCGTTATTATCAGGATCAGCTTAACGAATTGTCTACGCAATATTCTCCGGATCTTATTTGGTTTGATGGAAACTGGGAGCACACTTCTGAAGAATGGAAAACGACTCAAACCATAGATTTGCTCAGGAAACACAATACTGATATTATTATCAATTCCAGACTTAACAATCATGGAGATTATGATACTCCCGAACAGGGCATTCCTGTCATTCCCCCACAAAACCCTTACTGGGAGCTTTGTTACACCATGAATGATTCCTGGGGATATCAACCTTATGATAAAAATTACAAGACTCCCAATATGATTGTCAGAACCCTTGCAGACGTGATAAGCATGGGCGGAAATCTTCTGCTTGATATCGGTCCAAAATCAGACGGCACCATTCCTGAAGAACAAGTTGAAATCCTTAAAAACCTTGGACGCTGGACTTCAAAAAACCAGCAGGCCATCTATGAAACAACCCGCGGAATTCCTTTTGATAATTACAAAGGGAAATCATCTTTATCAAACTCTAAAAAGTCGTTATTCCTTTATCTTGAAGAAGCCAAAAATTTTACAAAAATCTATGGGTTGGCAACAAAACCTCTTTCCGTAAAAATCATCGGAGATCCATCAGCTTCCGTTAAAGTGGATTATAACCCTGAAAAAACATTGACCCTGAATTTTTCTAAGGTGAAATTTGACAAAGATGTCACTGTGGCAGAACTTATTTTTGATACTCCTCCCGTATTTATAAAAGATTTTAAGAAAGAAGAACACGCTCTAGCCGAAATACTGAATAAAAAGAATGCCCAGGAAGCAGCCTATGACATAGCCAATACGTTGAATTATGGTAATAATTTACTGACCCGTGAAGGTTTAACCAATGACGGCCTTGGCATGCAAATAAAAAAAACGCCTACTACAAATCCAGAAACTCTGGAATGGATAAGCAAGCATGCAGAAGCATTATTTGAGACAGGGAAAGGTCTTCCGGCGGGCCATTATCCGGGAATGAGTGCTTTATCAAAAGACAAACAGACTCTTTATCTCTTTGTGGAAGGAACTCCCTCCGGTCCTATTGCTCTGAAAGGAATAAAAAATGACATTTCCCGAATAAGAATCGTAGGCGATGGCAGTATGCTCAGCCATACTATTTACAATAAACTTTACTGGAGTGACCGGCCAGGAATTATTTATATTGATATTCCTAAAGAAAGATTAGATAAACAGATGACTGTTATTGCAGTTCTGCTTAATAAACCTGTAGAACTGTACAGAGAAAATGTAGGAGCCATTGAAAACAACCTTTAA